From the genome of Globicephala melas chromosome 11, mGloMel1.2, whole genome shotgun sequence, one region includes:
- the LOC115846542 gene encoding death domain-containing membrane protein NRADD-like isoform X3, which produces MSQREQDRDREGVWAGAGGALAPSTSCSFPPEPPGASGSNIPVYCALLASVALSLLAYVAFKCWCSRKQRQQLAKARTAELGAFNRDQMLGESSVFWDSPSSLEPCVPSQGLHPELGCRLYLHLPWQQQEEVEQLLELPRQQQEEVEQLLEVSGEPDKGWRGLAGHLGYQAEAVETMAQSQVPAYTLLRYWAVQEGSGATLRVLADALAVLGCEDVVWALGPLAEDCSVV; this is translated from the exons ATGTCCCAGAGGGAGCAGGACAGGGACAGGGAAGGggtgtgggcaggggcagggggagcccTGGCCCCCAGTACCTCCTGCTCATTCCCCCCTGAGCCTCCAGGGGCCTCAGGCAGCAATATCCCTGTCTACTGTGCCCTCCTGGCCTCTGTGGCCCTCAGTCTGCTTGCCTACGTGGCCTTCAAGTG cTGGTGCTCACGTAAACAAAGACAGCAGCTGGCCAAAGCTCGGACTGCAGAGCTGGGGGCCTTCAACAGGGACCAGATGCTTGGGGAGAGCAGTGTCTTCTGGGACTCTCCTAGCAGCCTGGAGCCCTGTGTCCCCAGCCAGG GGCTACATCCTGAACTTGGCTGCCGGCTTTACCTCCATCTCCcttggcagcagcaggaggaagTGGAACAGCTCCTGGAGCTCCCTCGGCAGCAGCAGGAGGAAGTGGAACAGCTCCTGGAGGTGTCGGGTGAACCTGACAAAGGCTGGCGGGGCCTGGCGGGACACCTGGGCTACCAGGCTGAGGCAGTGGAGACCATGGCTCAGAGCCAGGTGCCAGCCTACACCCTGCTGAGGTACTGGGCTGTCCAAGAAGGCAGTGGTGCCACCCTCAGGGTGCTAGCAGATGCGCTGGCTGTCCTGGGCTGTGAAGATGTGGTCTGGGCCCTGGGCCCACTGGCTGAGGACTGCTCCGTGGTGTGA
- the LOC115846542 gene encoding death domain-containing membrane protein NRADD-like isoform X1: MWMWGNWRTFPQVSSLSLFQAKSPPLPRPGSLPQASGGGSQQDQPYMSQREQDRDREGVWAGAGGALAPSTSCSFPPEPPGASGSNIPVYCALLASVALSLLAYVAFKCWCSRKQRQQLAKARTAELGAFNRDQMLGESSVFWDSPSSLEPCVPSQGEPLSPNCSPSHLPSSVPPQSLPNPHVSLMSPIPGLHPELGCRLYLHLPWQQQEEVEQLLELPRQQQEEVEQLLEVSGEPDKGWRGLAGHLGYQAEAVETMAQSQVPAYTLLRYWAVQEGSGATLRVLADALAVLGCEDVVWALGPLAEDCSVV; encoded by the exons ATGTGGATGTGGGGGAATTGGAGGACCTTCCCCCAGGTCTCATCTCTATCCCTTTTCCAGGCAAAGTCCCCTCCTCTGCCCAGACCAGGGTCTCTTCCCCAAGCCTCAGGAGGTGGGTCTCAGCAGGATCAGCCTT ATATGTCCCAGAGGGAGCAGGACAGGGACAGGGAAGGggtgtgggcaggggcagggggagcccTGGCCCCCAGTACCTCCTGCTCATTCCCCCCTGAGCCTCCAGGGGCCTCAGGCAGCAATATCCCTGTCTACTGTGCCCTCCTGGCCTCTGTGGCCCTCAGTCTGCTTGCCTACGTGGCCTTCAAGTG cTGGTGCTCACGTAAACAAAGACAGCAGCTGGCCAAAGCTCGGACTGCAGAGCTGGGGGCCTTCAACAGGGACCAGATGCTTGGGGAGAGCAGTGTCTTCTGGGACTCTCCTAGCAGCCTGGAGCCCTGTGTCCCCAGCCAGGGTGAGCCCCTTTCCCCAAACTGTAGTCCTTCACACCTACCTAGCTCTGTCCCACCACAAAGCCTGCCTAACCCTCATGTGTCCCTCATGTCTCCCATCCCAGGGCTACATCCTGAACTTGGCTGCCGGCTTTACCTCCATCTCCcttggcagcagcaggaggaagTGGAACAGCTCCTGGAGCTCCCTCGGCAGCAGCAGGAGGAAGTGGAACAGCTCCTGGAGGTGTCGGGTGAACCTGACAAAGGCTGGCGGGGCCTGGCGGGACACCTGGGCTACCAGGCTGAGGCAGTGGAGACCATGGCTCAGAGCCAGGTGCCAGCCTACACCCTGCTGAGGTACTGGGCTGTCCAAGAAGGCAGTGGTGCCACCCTCAGGGTGCTAGCAGATGCGCTGGCTGTCCTGGGCTGTGAAGATGTGGTCTGGGCCCTGGGCCCACTGGCTGAGGACTGCTCCGTGGTGTGA
- the NBEAL2 gene encoding neurobeachin-like protein 2 isoform X5, producing the protein MRWLPALPTAELRLFLAQRLWWLCDSCPASRATCVQAGLVGCLLETLSEGAALGARCQEQLLALLQALGHVSLRPLELRRLLRPPAGLDSGPGGAEAGAARHAGATIRALSGMARRQGPARALCYFDLTPSMAGIMVPPVQRWPGPGFTFHAWLCLHPTAVTPAPGPTRPLQRKQLYSFFTSSGSGFEAFFMAAGTLVVAVCTRKEYLTMSLPEVSFADSAWHCVAIVHVPGRRPFSQNLVHVYKDGHLVKTAPLRCPSLSEPFSSCCIGSAGHRTTTTTTGLPAPPVPAALAHTHPSLTRSQSVPATTGLGWGSGLVAPLQEGSISSTLAGTQDTRWGSPTSLEGELGAVAIFHEALQAAALRVLCTLGPNETAPFKPEGELHELGTKLLLHYSPQACKNNICLDLSPGHGLDGRLTGHRVETWDVKDVVNCVGGMGALLPLLERVATQPQEAEAGPAETHDLVGPELTSGHNTTQGLLLPLGRSSEERMERNAVAAFLLMLRNFLQGHAVNQESLVQCQGPAIIGALLRKVPSWAMDMNVLMSAQLLMEQVAAEGGGPLLYLLYQHLLFNFHLWTLSDFAVRLGHIQYVSSIVREHRQKLRKKYGVQFILDALRAHYSLQREHPLAADDLRTVQTSLLGLAREFLVRSSSADDLQVVLNFLAAAGDDGQVLGALDLLLALLQGSPAQESLAVFLLEPGNLEVLLALLVRPRPMPLLPDRVCKILRRLQQNERLPERSRQRLRLRECGLQGLVACLPEGAVSPQLCQGLFKLFLGADCLNLSDLLAVVQLSLQADLSIRLDICRQLFHLIYGQPDVVRLLARQAGWQDVLTRLFVLEAVTAGSPLPFTPEPPTSPEPALHKPPTESPEPSDVFLPAEVPCPDPDAFYQALSPFSTPFELGPERASVSSGNTAGGGSGSGTLTPASQPGTPSPLDGPRSFPIAQGRHSSSLSNVLEDGSLPEPTIGGDDTSNTSNPQQTCEEELCNLLTNVLFSVTWRGVDGSDEAAWRERGQVFSVLTQLGASATLVRPPDCIKRSLLEMMLESALTDIKEAPLGVLASLTQQALWLLRLLQDFLCAEGHGNQELWSEKLFEGVCSLLDRLGAWLHLANGTADLREMAQIGLRLVLGYILLEDPQLHAQAYVKLHALLQTAVPMRREEACYVLSKLEAALARALNTPASETPTGDGEPPAAAAAAERCSWLVPLVRTLLNRAYGPLGLQWGLPSLPPTNGSPTFFEDFQAFCATPEWRHFIDKQVQPTMSQFEMDTYAKSHDLMSGFWNACYDMLMSSGQRRQRERARGRRAFQELVLEPAQRRARLEGLRYTAALKQQAAQHSTALLHWGALWRQLSSPCGAWALRDPPTPRWKLSSAETYSRMRLKLVPNHHFNPHLEASALRDNLGEAPLTPAEEASLPLAVTKEAKVSSLPEELQEDQLGEDELAALETALEAAELDEQHEKLVLSAECQLVTVVAVVPGLLEVTTQHVYFYDGSAERVETEEGIGHDFRRPLAQLREVHLRRFNLRRSALELFFIDQANYFLNFPCKMGGATASSPCQAPRPQPCPIPPHTQVRNQVYSWLLRLRPPTQGYLSSRSPQEMLRASGLTQKWVQREISNFEYLMQLNTIAGRTYNDLSQYPVFPWVLQDYVSPTLDLSNPVVFRDLSKPIGVVNPKHAQLVREKYESFEDPAGTIDRFHYGTHYSNAAGVMHYLIRVEPFTSLHVQLQSGRFDCSDRQFHSVAAAWQARLESPADVKELIPEFFYFPDFLENQNGFDLGCLQLTNEKVGDVVLPPWASSPEDFIQQHRRALESEYVSAHLHEWIDLIFGYKQRGPAAEEALNVFYYCTYEGAVDLDQVADERERKALEGIISNFGQTPCQLLKEPHPARLSAEEAAQRLARLDTNSPSMFQHLDQLKAFFAEVISDGVPLVLALVPHRQPHSFITQGSADLLVTVSANGLLGTHSWLPYDRNISNYFSFSKDPTVGNPKMQRLLSGPWVPGGGVSGQALAAAPDGKLVFSGGHWDGSLRVTSLPRGKLLKQLSCHLDVVTCLSLDTCGIYLISGSRDTTCMVWRLLQQGGLSVGLASKPVQVLYGHEAAVSCVAISTELDMAVSGSEDGTVIIHTVRRGQFVAALRHPEATLPGPVSHLALGSEGQILVQSSARERPGAQVTYSLHLYSVNGRLRASLPLVEQPTALAVTEDFVLLGTAQCALHILHLNKLLPAAPPLPMKVPIRSVAVTKERSHVLVGLEDGKLIVVGAGQPSEVRSSQLARKLWRSSRRISQVSSGETEYNPGEAR; encoded by the exons ATGCGGTGGCTGCCAGCACTGCCCACAGCTGAGCTGCGGCTCTTCCTAGCACAGCGCCTCTGGTGGCTCTGTGACAGCTGCCCTGCCAGCCGTGCCACGTGTGTCCAGGCCGGTCTGGTGGGCTGCCTGTTGGAGACACTCAGCGAGGGGGCAGCCCTGGGGGCCCGCTGCCAGGAGCAGCTGCTGGCGCTGCTGCAAGCATTGGGCCACGTGTCACTAAGGCCCTTGGAGCTGCGTCGCCTGCTTCGTCCCCCAGCAGGTCTGGACTCAGGGCCGGGTGGAGCTGAGGCCGGGGCTGCCCGACACGCAGGTGCCACCATCCGCGCGCTCTCAGGCATGGCCCGGCGCCAGGGCCCGGCACGAGCCCTGTGCTACTTTGACCTCACGCCCAGCATGGCGGGTATCATGGTACCCCCTGTGCAGCGATGgccaggacctggcttcacctTCCATGCCTGGCTGTGTCTGCACCCCACGGCTGTAACACCTGCTCCGGGCCCCACCCGGCCGCTCCAGCGAAAGCAACTGTACAG CTTCTTCACCAGCAGCGGCTCAGGGTTTGAAGCCTTCTTCATGGCGGCTGGGACCCTGGTGGTGGCCGTGTGCACCCGGAAGGAGTACCTGACCATGAGCTTGCCTGAAGTGTCCTTTGCCGACTCTGCCTGG CACTGTGTGGCCATTGTCCATGTGCCCGGGCGCCGGCCCTTCAGCCAGAACCTGGTGCATGTCTACAAAGACGGCCATCTGGTGAAGACGGCACCCCTTCGCTGCCCCTCCCTTAGTGAG CCTTTCTCCTCCTGCTGTATCGGCTCTGCTGGGCACCGCACAACGACCACCACCACGGGCCTACCTGCGCCACCTGTCCCCGCTGCCCTGGCTCACactcacccctccctcacccgctCCCAGTCAGTCCCGGCCACCACAGGGCTTGGCTGGGGGTCCGGGCTGGTGGCCCCTCTGCAGGAGGGCAGCATCAGCTCCACCCTCGCAGGCACACAGGACACTCGGTGGGGCAGCCCCACATCCCTGGAGGGCGAGCTGGGGGCTGTGGCCATCTTCCATGAAGCCCTGCAGGCGGCAGCCCTGCGGGTCCTGTGCACCCTGG ggcCCAATGAGACAGCACCCTTCAAGCCCGAGGGTGAACTGCATGAACTTGGCACCAAGCTGCTCCTCCATTACTCACCTCAG GCCTGTAAGAACAACATCTGCCTGGACCTGTCCCCTGGTCACGGGCTGGATGGCCGCCTGACAGGCCACAGGGTGGAGACCTGGGACGTGAAG GATGTGGTGAATTGCGTGGGAGGCATGGGTGCCCTGCTGCCCCTGCTGGAACGAGTGGCTACACAGCCCCAAGAAGCCGAGGCAGGTCCAGCAGAAACACATGACCTTGTGGGGCCCGAACTGACCTCTGGCCACAACACCACCCAGGGACTGCTTCTCCCACTGGGCAGGTCCTCAG AGGAGCGAATGGAGAGGAATGCAGTGGCTGCCTTTCTGCTGATGCTGCGGAACTTCCTACAGGGCCATGCTGTGAACCAGGAGAGCCTGGTGCAGTGCCAGGGGCCTGCCATCATTGGGGCCCTCCTGCGCAAG GTCCCCAGCTGGGCCATGGACATGAATGTGCTCATGTCTGCCCAGCTTCTGATGGAGCAGGTGGCAGCCGAGGGCGGTGGGCCCCTCCTGTACCTGCTCTACCAGCATTTGCTCTTCAACTTTCACCTCTGGACCCTTAGTGACTTTGCTGTGCGCCTGG GCCACATCCAGTACGTGTCTAGCATAGTCCGTGAGCATAGACAAAAGCTGCGGAAGAAGTATGGGGTCCAGTTCATCCTCGATGCTCTGCGCGCTCACTACAG CCTACAGCGGGAGCACCCCCTAGCGGCTGATGACCTGCGCACAGTGCAGACTTCACTCCTGGGCCTGGCGCGGGAGTTTCTGGTCCGGAGCTCTTCCGCTGATGACCTGCAGGTGGTGCTGAACTTTCTGGCGGCTGCGGGTGATGATGGCCAG GTGCTGGGTGCGCTGGACCTGCTGCTGGCACTGCTGCAGGGCTCGCCAGCACAGGAGTCTTTGGCTGTCTTCCTGCTGGAGCCAGGGAACCTTGAGGTGCTGCTGGCACTGCTGGTGCGGCCAAGGCCCATGCCCTTGCTGCCCGACCGAGTCTGCAAG ATCCTGCGCAGACTGCAGCAGAATGAGCGCTTACCTGAGCGCAGCCGCCAGCGGCTCCGGCTGCGAGAGTGTGGCCTCCAGGGTCTCGTTGCCTGCCTGCCGGAGGGGGCTGTTTCCCCCCAGCTCTGCCAGGGCCTCTTCAAGCTGTTCCTGGGGGCAG ATTGCCTGAACCTCTCAGATCTATTGGCTGTGGTGCAGCTGTCCCTGCAGGCTGACCTCAGCATCCGCCTAGACATCTGTCGTCAG CTCTTCCACCTCATCTACGGACAGCCAGACGTAGTGCGGCTGCTGGCCCGACAGGCCGGCTGGCAGGATGTGCTGACCCGGCTGTTTGTCCTGGAAGCCGTCACAGCTGGCAGTCCCCTGCCCTTTACCCCCGAGCCACCCACCTCCCCGGAGCCAGCCTTACACAAGCCACCCACTGAGTCACCTGAGCCTTCGGACGTCTTCCTGCCCGCGGAGGTCCCCTGCCCTGACCCTGACGCCTTTTACCAGGCTCTTTCCCCATTCTCCACACCCTTTGAGCTGGGCCCGGAACGGGCCAGTGTGAGTTCAGGCAATACTGCTGGCGGTGGCAGTGGCAGTGGGACTCTCactccagccagccagcctggcACCCCTTCCCCGCTGGATGGGCCCCGGTCCTTCCCTATTGCCCAGGGCCGCCACAGCTCCAGTCTCTCCAATGTGCTGGAGGATGGCAGCCTGCCAGAGCCCACCATCGGTGGGGATGACACCTCTAATACAAGCAACCCTCAG CAAACCTGTGAGGAGGAGCTTTGTAACCTGCTCACCAACGTGCTGTTCTCGGTGACTTGGCGGGGAGTGGATGGCAGTGACGAGGCTGCCTGGCGGGAGCGCGGCCAGGTCTTCTCCGTGCTCACCCAGCTGGGGGCCTCGGCCACGCTTGTGCGCCCACCAGACTGCATCAAGCGCAG cctcctggAGATGATGCTGGAGTCAGCCCTGACCGACATCAAAGAGGCCCCCCTTGGGGTCCTAGCCAGCCTCACCCAGCAGGCGCTCTGGCTGCTGCGCCTGCTGCAGGACTTCCTGTGTGCCGAGGGCCACGGTAACCAGGAGCTGTGGAGTGAGAAG CTCTTTGAAGGTGTGTGCAGCCTGCTTGATCGCCTGGGGGCCTGGCTGCACCTGGCCAATGGCACAGCAGATCTCCGAGAGATGGCACAGATTGGCCTGCGCCTCGTGCTTGGCTACATTCTGCTGGAGGACCCACAG CTGCACGCCCAGGCCTATGTAAAGCTGCACGCACTGCTGCAGACTGCAGTGCCCATGCGCCGGGAGGAGGCTTGTTATGTGCTCTCCAAGCTGGAGGCGGCGCTGGCACGGGCGCTGAACACCCCAGCCTCAGAGACCCCCACCGGGGACGGGGAGCCCCCAGCTGCAGCCGCTGCTGCAGAGCGCTGCTCATGGCTGGTACCGCTGGTGCGCACACTGCTGAACCGTGCCTACGGGCCcctggggctgcagtgggggctgccttccctgcctcccaccaACGGCAGCCCCACCTTCTTCGAGGACTTCCAGGCCTTTTGTGCCACCCCCGAATGGCGTCACTTCATCGACAAGCAG GTGCAGCCCACCATGTCGCAGTTCGAAATGGACACCTATGCTAAGAGCCACGACCTCATGTCAGGCTTCTGGAATGCCTGCTACGACATGCTCATGAGCAGTGGGCAGCGGCGCCAGCGGGAGCGGGCACGCGGTCGTCGGGCCTTCCAG GAGCTGGTGCTGGAACCTGCACAGCGGCGGGCACGCTTGGAGGGGCTGCGGTACACAGCGGCCCTGAAGCAGCAGGCAGCGCAGCACTCGACCGCCCTGCTGCACTGGGGGGCGCTGTGGCGTCAGCTCTCTAGCCCCTGTGGGGCCTGGGCCCTGAG GGACCCGCCCACCCCCCGCTGGAAGCTCTCCAGTGCCGAGACATACTCGCGCATGCGTCTGAAGCTGGTGCCCAACCATCACTTCAACCCTCACCTGGAAGCCAGTGCCCTACGCGACAACCTGG GTGAGGCCCCCCTGACACCCGCAGAGGAGGCCTCCCTGCCTCTAGCAGTGACCAAAGAGGCCAAAGTCAGCAGCCTACCCGAGGAGCTGCAGGAAGACCAGCTGGGTGAGGATGAGCTGGCTGCGCTGGAGACCGC GTTGGAGGCCGCAGAGCTGGACGAGCAGCATGAGAAGCTGGTGCTGTCAGCTGAGTGCCAGCTGGTCACAGTGGTGGCTGTGGTCCCAGGGCTGCTGGAGGTCACTACCCAGCACGTGTATTTCTACGACGGCAGCGCTGAGCGTGTGGAAACCGAGGAGG GCATCGGCCATGACTTCCGGCGCCCACTGGCCCAGCTCCGCGAGGTCCACCTGCGGCGTTTCAACCTGCGCCGTTCGGCGCTTGAGCTCTTCTTCATTGATCAGGCCAACTACTTCCTCAACTTCCCCTGCAAGATGGGTGGGGCCACGGCCTCATCTCCGTGCCAGGCCCCCAGGCCCCAACcctgccccatcccaccccacaccCAGGTGCGGAACCAGGTGTACTCGTGGCTCCTGCGCCTGCGACCCCCCACCCAAGGCTACCTGAGCAGCCGCTCCCCCCAGGAGATGCTGCGCGCCTCAGGCCTTACCCAG AAATGGGTACAGCGTGAGATCTCCAACTTCGAGTACCTGATGCAACTCAACACCATTGCGGGGCGGACCTACAATGACTTGTCTCAGTACCCTGTG TTCCCCTGGGTCCTACAGGACTATGTGTCCCCAACGTTGGACCTCAGCAACCCAGTCGTCTTCCGGGACCTGTCCAAGCCCATCGGTGTGGTGAATCCCAAGCATGCCCAGCTTGTGAGAGAGAA GTACGAGAGCTTCGAGGACCCAGCGGGCACCATTGACAGATTCCACTATGGCACCCACTATTCCAACGCAGCAGGTGTGATGCACTACCTCATCCGTGTGGAACCCTTCACCTCCCTGCACGTCCAGCTGCAGAGTGGCCG CTTTGACTGCTCTGACCGGCAGTTCCACTCGGTGGCAGCAGCCTGGCAGGCCCGCCTGGAGAGCCCAGCCGATGTGAAGGAGCTCATCCCAGAGTTCTTCTACTTCCCTGATTTCCTGGAGAACCAGAATG GCTTTGACCTGGGCTGCCTGCAGCTGACCAACGAGAAGGTAGGCGACGTGGTGCTGCCCCCGTGGGCCAGCTCTCCTGAGGACTTCATCCAGCAGCACCGCCGGGCTCTG gagTCAGAATATGTGTCCGCCCACCTCCACGAGTGGATCGACCTCATCTTTGGCTACAAGCAGCGGGGGCCAGCTGCAGAGGAGGCCCTCAACGTCTTCTATTACTGCACCTATGAGG GGGCCGTGGACCTGGACCAAGTGGCAGATGAGCGGGAACGGAAGGCTCTGGAGGGCATTATCAGCAACTTCGGGCAGACACCCTGTCAGCTGCTGAAG GAGCCACATCCAGCTCGGCTTTCAGCTGAGGAAGCAGCCCAACGCCTTGCACGTCTGGATACTAACTCACCTAGCATGTTCCAGCACCTGGACCAGCTCAAGGCCTTCTTTGCAGAG GTCATCAGTGATGGCGTGCCCCTAGTGCTGGCCCTGGTTCCCCACCGGCAGCCCCATTCCTTCATTACCCAGGGCTCCGCAGACCTTTTG GTGACTGTGAGTGCCAATGGGCTACTGGGCACCCACAGCTGGTTGCCCTATGACCGTAATATAAGCAATTACTTCAGCTTCAGCAAAGACCCCACCGTGGGCAACCCCAA GATGCAGCGACTGCTGAGTGGCCCTTGGGTGCCAGGTGGTGGTGTGAGTGGGCAGGCCCTGGCAGCAGCCCCAGACGGAAAGCTGGTGTTCAGTGGCGGCCATTGGGATGGCAGCCTGCGGGTGACGTCACTACCCCGGGGCAAGCTGTTGAAGCAGCTCAGCTGCCACCTCG ATGTAGTAACCTGCCTTTCACTGGACACCTGTGGCATCTACCTCATCTCAGGCTCCCGGGACACCACATGCATGGTGTGGCGGCTCCTGCAGCAG GGTGGTCTCTCGGTGGGGCTGGCATCAAAGCCTGTGCAGGTCCTATACGGGCATGAGGCTGCAGTGAGCTGTGTGGCCATCAGCACTGAACTTGACATGGCGGTGTCTGGATCCGAg GATGGAACTGTGATCATCCACACTGTACGCCGTGGCCAGTTTGTGGCCGCACTAAGGCACCCAGAAGCCACGTTGCCTGGACCTGTGTCCCACCTGGCGCTGGGGTCTGAGGGCCAGATCCTGGTGCAGAGCTCAGCGCGGGAGCGGCCGGGGGCCCAG GTCACCTACTCCTTGCACCTGTACTCGGTGAACGGGAGGTTGCGGGCTTCACTGCCCTTGGTAGAGCAGCCCACAGCCCTCGCGGTGACGGAGGACTTTGTTCTGCTGGGCACAGCCCAGTGTGCCCTGCACATCCTCCATTTGAACAA actGCTGCCGGCCGCGCCTCCCCTGCCCATGAAGGTGCCCATCCGCAGTGTGGCTGTGACCAAGGAGCGCAGCCACGTGCTCGTGGGCTTGGAAGACGGCAAGCTTATCGTGGTGGGCGCAGGGCAGCCCTCTGAG GTGCGCAGCAGCCAGTTAGCGCGGAAGCTGTGGCGATCCTCCCGGCGCATCTCCCAGGTGTCCTCTGGGGAGACAGAGTACAACCCTGGAGAGGCGCGCTGa
- the LOC115846542 gene encoding death domain-containing membrane protein NRADD-like isoform X2 yields the protein MWMWGNWRTFPQVSSLSLFQAKSPPLPRPGSLPQASGGGSQQDQPYMSQREQDRDREGVWAGAGGALAPSTSCSFPPEPPGASGSNIPVYCALLASVALSLLAYVAFKCWCSRKQRQQLAKARTAELGAFNRDQMLGESSVFWDSPSSLEPCVPSQGLHPELGCRLYLHLPWQQQEEVEQLLELPRQQQEEVEQLLEVSGEPDKGWRGLAGHLGYQAEAVETMAQSQVPAYTLLRYWAVQEGSGATLRVLADALAVLGCEDVVWALGPLAEDCSVV from the exons ATGTGGATGTGGGGGAATTGGAGGACCTTCCCCCAGGTCTCATCTCTATCCCTTTTCCAGGCAAAGTCCCCTCCTCTGCCCAGACCAGGGTCTCTTCCCCAAGCCTCAGGAGGTGGGTCTCAGCAGGATCAGCCTT ATATGTCCCAGAGGGAGCAGGACAGGGACAGGGAAGGggtgtgggcaggggcagggggagcccTGGCCCCCAGTACCTCCTGCTCATTCCCCCCTGAGCCTCCAGGGGCCTCAGGCAGCAATATCCCTGTCTACTGTGCCCTCCTGGCCTCTGTGGCCCTCAGTCTGCTTGCCTACGTGGCCTTCAAGTG cTGGTGCTCACGTAAACAAAGACAGCAGCTGGCCAAAGCTCGGACTGCAGAGCTGGGGGCCTTCAACAGGGACCAGATGCTTGGGGAGAGCAGTGTCTTCTGGGACTCTCCTAGCAGCCTGGAGCCCTGTGTCCCCAGCCAGG GGCTACATCCTGAACTTGGCTGCCGGCTTTACCTCCATCTCCcttggcagcagcaggaggaagTGGAACAGCTCCTGGAGCTCCCTCGGCAGCAGCAGGAGGAAGTGGAACAGCTCCTGGAGGTGTCGGGTGAACCTGACAAAGGCTGGCGGGGCCTGGCGGGACACCTGGGCTACCAGGCTGAGGCAGTGGAGACCATGGCTCAGAGCCAGGTGCCAGCCTACACCCTGCTGAGGTACTGGGCTGTCCAAGAAGGCAGTGGTGCCACCCTCAGGGTGCTAGCAGATGCGCTGGCTGTCCTGGGCTGTGAAGATGTGGTCTGGGCCCTGGGCCCACTGGCTGAGGACTGCTCCGTGGTGTGA